Proteins encoded within one genomic window of uncultured Desulfobacter sp.:
- the tnpA gene encoding IS200/IS605 family transposase — MRSYRKGSHTVHDLKVHLVWVTKYRYQVLTKQIGYRLRNIIRQICDSHDIHIIQGRVSKDHVHLYVSYPPKLSVSDMVRFMKGKSSRKIQEEFPQLGKRYWGKHFWGIGYAAFSSGHVTDDMIQEYLKHHKNHPNHQNDNFVIE, encoded by the coding sequence ATGAGATCATATCGAAAAGGTTCACATACAGTACATGATTTAAAAGTCCATTTGGTATGGGTGACTAAATATCGGTATCAAGTGCTGACGAAACAGATTGGATACCGCTTGAGAAATATCATTCGTCAGATTTGTGATAGCCATGATATCCATATTATCCAAGGCCGTGTCAGTAAAGATCATGTCCATCTCTATGTATCATATCCGCCCAAGCTTTCGGTAAGCGATATGGTCCGTTTCATGAAAGGGAAAAGCTCCCGGAAAATCCAGGAAGAGTTTCCTCAACTTGGGAAACGGTACTGGGGAAAACATTTTTGGGGAATTGGTTATGCCGCCTTCAGTTCTGGTCATGTGACAGACGACATGATCCAGGAATATTTGAAGCATCATAAAAATCACCCGAATCATCAGAATGATAATTTTGTGATTGAATGA